Genomic DNA from Drosophila kikkawai strain 14028-0561.14 unplaced genomic scaffold, DkikHiC1v2 scaffold_264, whole genome shotgun sequence:
tcttgaaattgcggatcagttttgaaatctcttgactgatctcttcctgcaagtctaacgcctctgtggctgctatattcttgacccgttgggagtgttttattcgctttttaAGCTGGATACGCTCCTATTCGCAACCGTTCAGCGGTCTAAAAAATTAGCACTTGTTCACTTGACTTGGAGAACACACTAGACTCTAAGTTCTAGTGGAAGGATTCTTTCAAAGGATGCCCAGGATTGTTCCAAGAGTTGGGGAACTTGACTCGTGGGACttgaattgtcgtcaggactTGATCGTCAGGACCTGAATTGTCCTTAGGATTTGATCGTCAGGatgtgaattgtcgtcaggacgtgaactgtcggggtcaccaaaatgtttatatGAGTGTTTGatagtgtgagtaggctttgatgcctggcaaaatagcacataaactaattgccttgtttgtgtcgcacccagcacttgaactaggtggactgcagttggaggagtaaagatctctttgaattgcagatgattactgactttattgattcaaacttaacgatatttatagctaacaaatgtgcttgtatttacgaatattaatgataaagaataatgtaggttgctagtgcatgcggaaacgaatatgcttctggttacaaatgttgatgtgcaagaataatgtaggttgtaatggtatatgcagaatgaggctattgctccatcccacttcatcgcgtcagcagaatctacatatgcgcttgacctggtaatctatactttattttggctgcatatgagagtgctgcgactgacgaattacagattatgtaatgttatgattatgaattatatatatattgcagcgactgaacaccacttccgaatttgtatttatattagtttttacacggctaatacatttgcatactcaattgtaaatttgtaaacaaaaacttcacaactccgctaataatgtatgtatccacggcagaatttgtacttatattagtttttagaaggctaatacatttgcatactcaattgtaaatttgtaaacaaaaagttcacaactcagctaataatgcctgaatccaattcagaatttatatttatattagtttttacacgtttaatacatttgcatactcacctaataatgtctgtatccacttcagaatttgtatttataatagtttttacacgtctaatacatttgcatagtcagctaataatgtctgtatccacttcagaatttgtatttataatagtttttacacggctaatacattagcatactcaattgtaaatttgtaaacaaaaagttcacagctcagataataatgcatatatccacttcagaatttatatttatattagtttttacacgtctaatacatttgcatactcagctaataatgcctgaatccacttcagaatttttatttatattagtttttacacggctaatacatttgcatactcaattgtaaatttgtaaacaaaaagttcacagctcagataataatgcatatatccatttcagaatttatatttatattagtttttacacggctaatacatttgcatactcaattgtaaatttgtaaacaaaaagtttacaactccgctaataatgtatgtatccacggcagaatttgtacttatattagtttttagaaggctaatacatttgtatactcaattgtaaatttgtaaacaaaaagttcacaactcagctaataatattttttttttcgcgcggggtcccgcttccacctcccgcccaaccgaccgaggggcgcagccgtgtgacgtacggcacgaatcgcgaactagatagacgcggtgaattAAGGAAGataagaacgaggaaacgttacaagagaacaaaaattaataaggggaacaaaaatatatagggtaaggtggggtaaagccgacctagtaaatggttttggctataaaatgcttattttacatcggataaAATCGTTatttataccaaattaaaggttagacttttgcgcaacgttctatgcatagcattttattcataactttgaaaagttttgagatacaagcgttttacgaaaaagttcatttttgctatgttcaaaaatgatggggtaaacccgaccgcctatgtttttggttgatttagtacagatataacctaaatataggttttgcaatgataaatcaatcaatgttatgttatataatggtaataaaagataaaagaattaaaaaaattaaaatagcaaaataattaatcagtatcatctgattcgctgcttaaatagcttgctggcgttttttggttcgagttgaacgtctggttggctgcgatgttgatggttttggtgtgattgttgttttttttggattttttgcggcaggatttaccccactatttagaggtcggatttgccccaccacgtaatttttcataaaaacgcaattaaaaaagaaattatgaaaaaaaatgaaccaaacttatatgcactttgtaggactttattcaaagaatctaaatccacttaccttttcatgcgataactttgacaaaaagaaatatcctgcagttaattatgcacaaaaatgaaattcaaaattgtgaaaacaaactttttgtcgtttgaccatctcaatgttgactaataaaatgctgtcataccaccatttacattgttttcgatgctctacacgacaacactaatattattttgcgtagtgcttccgattttcgaaaacagagggaggtcgggtttacccacactgtcggctttaccccaccttaccctaatataataaaaatataatataataaaaatagtaataattaagtaaaaacgcatgcaaaataagtataaaaaatataaaataatgtaactaaataataactacgataaataaataaatgaaaacacatgcaaagtaaatataaaaaaattataatataatgtaactaaataataactacgataaataaataagaacgcatgcaacattagactacggtgatacactacgagctaactctacaagtattaaagtttttagtacagaagggctatcgctacgaattataatgtcagagaggcggttgtaatccgtacataaaaccctaaagggttcatgcacttcaaactcccgcctacagtgatttactactaaaggaataagggttctagatgttagtcggggaacgtggaaattgagctgccctaagagaaaggggctctcaacatcaccgtttattaggttatggcggaatacgacaccaagcatcgttctacgtttagctagggagggtaagttaattaataggagtctacttgaatacgacggtagcctctcatcagcatcccaaggtaggccacggagggcgaaaagtaagttcttttgtacagattcaatacggttaatatggattccgaattgaggactccagacgcatgaaccatactccaatatagggcgaactaacgaagtaaaaagggtcttcgttatataaggggaatcgaattccttcgaccacctcttaataaaaccgagcatgcctttggctttattaaccatgcacgaaatatgttcagagaacgaaagtttagggtctaagcgaacgcctaaatcatcaacaagagatattctttcaagagcgcaatcatttagcgtataagtggcaaactggggagtgacacgtgaaaatgtcatcagcttgcatttagagttattgagatgtaataaattagcacgacaccatgcttgaaagttattaagatccgattgcaggtatgactggcaagagctgtccttatactgcaagcatagcttaacgtcatcagcgtacataagtactctagaattcgttaaaaccagcgggaggtcattgataaacaatgtaaatagcagcgggccgaggtggctaccctgtgggacgccagaagtgactctgaggaatttggatagagcatttttaaacagaaccttttgagttctattactcaaatagctcaaaatccatttaagaagatcgacaggaaacccgattaagtcaagcttccttacaagaagagagtgattaaccgagtcaaaagctttactgaagtctgtgtaaatcacgtcggtttgaaagttacgttggaaacctctaataacgaaagaggtgagttccaggagatttgtagtggtcgatcttcgcctcataaaaccatgctgacatggtgaaattacggatctgcataaatgctgcaagtggggagtaattacattctcgaaaagttttggaattgccgacaacttagagattcctctatagttgctggcgtccgatttgctaccttttttgtggagaggaatgataaatgattccttccaaataaggggaaattctgaggtttctaaagataaggtaaacaatttcagaagtggattgcacagagctccggcacaatacctgagcacgcagcctggtattccatcgggacccggtgagtaaactggttttacacgatgaagatccgaactaagggagctttcggttaaaataggactgaaaattaggttcgacttgggcaaatcaaaagagtaagtctgatctaagctattcgagcaacaatacgtagttttgaaaaactcggcaaagagatcggcgatggcttgatcagagtttgctgtagcgttcttgaacgaaagcgatgaaggatgtaaattgggttttcgcttagtgttaacaaagttataaaactgtttcgggtcctgcgtgaactgaaccctacagcgagttaaataacttttataacattgcgcgttaagcacggtgaaattcgaccgagcactaagataccttgaatgaacagtaggagatccggtgcgtttatagcgattataaaacctagacttaacgttttttaggcgtgtcagctctttggtgaaccaaggtggtttactagaaaccgacggataggctaaaggaacacacaatgcaaagaacgaattcatggcactgtaaaaaatatccacggcggacgccatgtcagtacatctgtagagttcagaccaattaaattgggaaatcaaggtatctagcctttgaaaatttgctttacggaagcagcgaactttagttgctgagcaactcaaatcaggtttggtctttacgacagtccccaaatcgatggtcacttcaaaagtaggatggtaagggtcttcgggaagcgtcaatggatcgactcttgttaagtttacacctacaggatcagatacgaaacacagatctagtaggcgatttaaggaatttacgacatggttaacttgggataacgaaatgtcaagcaaaccatctatgaggtcatgctgtgccgcagtttggaggacattagacgcaccatctgatgaccaacgagctccaggtatattgaagtctcctagagttattagttggtctctatctgtaagcatgttggaaacagcctgaattgccgaaaggtgtttccaataaataggctcttcagcagatggaggaacgtaagaacaagttatatagataaaactacctggaaatgatagttttacacagataaattcaatacctgtgagatcgtcaatttgaaccagttcggaaataagggtggagtcaacggcaattaaaactccaccacctcgctgggaaagacggtccaatctataagttgtgtacttacccggaaaaacttcggagctgagaatctccggctttaaccaggtttcggtaaacacaatcacctgggatgcaatcgaaaagctatcagaatataatttagagagcttgctgcgtgagcctctagtattctgataggaaagtaggagggaggtatttagttttttggcactgccgtgacgcccgcagtcactgtggtttgtgccggccgtgaaggccgttttttctttatctttacctcgtactccttgactacagcgtgctcgggccagaagtcaccagaacaaattgtgtcaaaaagatcgagggagacacttatcttgaaagatgagatatctctggggtatgagaaattgaatttttccactttcacacttttggcttgtgttttgctccgtatatgagctagtacatcttccgatgcgagatcaggggcaagccgggaaacaaatattgtttttaatggtgaaatagcggtgagggtttttggtaacgcagcattaccgacttctgctagtggttcagccctatttttgccctttgggatagccgagatttttttttaagtctgcggagtcagagattgagaccccgcagcAGACTCAACTATTAAtactggcggagctgctgccatttctgccccggcaccttcgaatgccgaatctttagccgttcccgatcttaacaccattggagttggtgtcggtgtcgggggctgtgccgagggagtgtgccaaatctttggtggctggggtTCACCCAATTGCAAccgaccagcagcagatttttttcgcttcggcgactcgcttaacagcttcatgccgctaaattgagcgtccagctctgtgaacaggtcgtttgttttacgaaaattgaccctaagttcactaaatccgcgtttggtttgccgcatgaaggataacatatccttctccacctcacgacaggcatgccaacaatagcgcaagccatttttggcagaaattgcgtcagcgatacggcccgttaagcttagacacttagcgtgaacgaccgcatcgcaaagccagcagtgaaggctgggctgatctgccaaaacctctttttggcagcctttaatatcgcaaataaaatttgagaccattttcacaaacctataaccactgtgcgctgataagcagtaccgaacaaaaacaagagagcgggagcgtaagcgtgggtcagcagagaaaacaaacgaaagcttGAGCCGCCTAAGTGCCGCTAggagcaaataaacgggacaacacaaagaggggataagaaaacgcaaaaacacaaaaactaagggtgattaataatataaatattaattaaacactgaaagccacatgcacatgcactcgcgtagcaaaacggcaatgttatatattgtattttaacaagtaaaatctggaccccggtggttttaaatgcaaaacaacacaaaagttcggagcgcaaaacaaaaacacgaccgttcgctatgaaagttcTTCAgcatattagtttttacacgtctaatacatttgcatactcagctaataatgcctgaatccacttcagaatttttatttatattagtttttacacggctaatacatttgcatactcaattgtaaatttgtaaacaaaaagttcacatctcagctaataatgcatgtacccacggcagaatttatatttaaattcgttcttacaatgctaatacatttgcatactcaattgtaaatttgttaacaaaaagttcacaactcaactaataatgcctgaatccacttcagaatttttatttatattagtttttacacggctaatacatttgcatactcaattgtaaatttgtaaacataaagttcacagctcagctaataatgtctgtattcacttcagaatttgtatttataatagtttttacacggctaatacatttgcatactcaattgtaaatttgtaaacaaaaagttcacaactccgctaataatgtatgtattgtgaggagtcgttcgacttcccacaaatactggcggccaactacaacggcaaccgcgccagccgccgacaacaaaaacagctcccgcagccaacaacaacagcagagtcaACGTCAGCCGAACCAtaacaacagcgtcagcagcgaacaacaacagcgtcagcagcgcccaaaaacaacaacaacggcggtcaggagccggcagcgacaacaacagtagccgacggcaataacaactgccgccaacgctcatggagagccgcagcagctagcagcgaaatcaaaacaaaccggcaaatgcccacaaattattatcactttgtaaaataagctttggaaataattttgtataatactttaatcacttctcactttgtaaacataagctttgtatatcatcattttctattgtttttgtaaaataagctctgtatatttaagcagccaagtttcgcactataatcatcttctagttgtacagaatttaagcgtagtcaagaattagtagttatctttggttccccgttctcacatctctagatcgcgcacacacacacacacacacacacctacactggGGGACAAGTTTGTTTACTCACAGTGATTAGACGTGTTTTTCCGAgctccaaaagaaaaatattgtaGACAGCTCGAAAGACCTTAAAAGGTGACATTACTATTTGTGAGACAACTGGGGAAAGGTACGTACCAGAATCGACCCCGGCTGGCTATCCGGGCTCCTCGAATCTAGGCACTTGGAACCGCCATTGGAACCCGTGGGCAAGGGGGGGACTCTCTCCTGTCCAGCGAGCGGCTCTATTTCCCACGAACGCTCTCACAGCTTGGAATAGTTTCCACACGCCACTTTTTCCCTCGCGTTTTTCCCTTTTAGGCGCAACACACGATCAGCTGATCAAAGTGTTGTGCAGCGCATGCGCAGCGAGCTTTCGCACCCGCGCAGTATTGGGAAACGCGAGCAGACAAATTCCCGCCATAGCCAGaacttaaatttagatttggatttggatttgaattTGGATCTGAATTTGaacttgaatttgaatttagattttaaattttgaattttcaattttgagttttgaatttagattttgaactttaaattttatactttaaattttgaattttagattttaaattttgaattttgaattttaagttttaaattttgaatttttaattttaggttttaagctttgaattttaaattataaattttgaattttaggttttgaattttgaattttagattttgaattttagattttaaattttaaattttggattttgaattttaaattttgagttttaaattttaaattttggattttaaattttgaattttaaattttgaattttgggttttaaatttcgaattttgaattttaaattataaattttaaatctttgaATTTcgagttttgaattttgaattttaagtttgAATTTGAGTTTAGGTTTGAATTTGGGCTTAGGTTTGGGTTTGGATTTGAATtcaagtttaaatttaaatttaagacttGATTTGATTTGGATCCAAGGTTTAAATCAAGCTCGGATTTGTGCTTAAATTAGGGCTTAGGAATTGTCATCCACATTCCGCAGTTGGCTCCGGTGGGGCTAAGAGCACAAGGCCAAGGATCTCGCCATTTTCCAACCCCCCCGCTGAGGCGGCGCCAACCAAAAGGGGCTCTGGGGACCGAGAAGGAGCGGTATAACTCCCATCAGGCATTCGCAGGGGGAAATCCCCGCGCACCGAGGGACCCCGCTAGGAGCAGGTGCGATGAGTGAGGAGAAGCTGCGATCAGGCCGGGACGACGAGACCCAGGCACTAGCAGTAATGAGAGCTGAGCAGGAGCTGATGCGGGACTTCCAGCGACTCAAGCAGAAGGTCCAGCACTCGCCTCCGGCCAGCGCGCCGGATATCCACCCGGTGTCAGCGCCGCCGAAAGTGCATCTGCCGGTTTTATGCTTTGGCGACATAATCGAAGATCAGGCAACCCCGAAGCGAAGCTGGGACGCGGTAGGCCCTGACGGGAAGCAGGCCGAAGCCCACAAGAGGCAAAAGGTCGAAGCTAATGCCCCAGCGCTAGTCGAGAAGCTAGGAGCAATGCTCGACGAAATGATTGCGAAGTTTACCGACACtaagagcaacaacaagaaggtAGTACGGCACGTCACGCAGGGGACGATCGATTCGATGCAAGCTATGAAGAAGCTGCAGCTCGAAATCGTTGCCGCACTCGCTGACGGCCACATCAAGGGATCCACTACGAGTGCAAGCCAGCAGACCACCCCCACGCTGGCTACCATGAACCCTAGTGCTGTGCCTGAAAACAGACCGCGAAATGCGGCATGGCAGCAGGTCAAGGCTAAACCCAGACCTAAGAAAGCAGAAGTCAAAGATACGAGCGGCGATAACAATGGGAGCCGTGCAACTCACCCTGCAATGCCCAGGAAGCAGCGCGCCGACGCAATTATAATCAAATGCAGCGCAGGAACATACGCAGACATGCTCAAGATTGTCAAAACTGAGCCCTCTCTACAGGGACTCAAGGACAATGTGCAAGGATTGCGGAGGACAGCGAACGGTGGACTCCTCCTAAGAATGCAGAAAAACCTGGACCCATCCACGCAGCAGCTGCAAGCAGCCCTAAAGACTGCCATCTCCGGTAAAGCAGAGGTGGCGGTTATGCAGGAGACGGTCCAAGTGGAGATCCGCGACCTAGACGACATGACCAGCGCGGATGAGGTCACCATGGCCCTGTTTGCCGGAGAAGAGTGCGACGTACCACGAGACGCCTCACCCAGGATGAGAAAAGGGTTCGGCGGAACGCAAATAGCGACGGTCAACCTCAGACCCGAGCATGCGCGGAGGTTGCTCGAAAAGGGCAGAATCCGGATAGGATGGGTCGTATGCCGTATCCGAGAAAAAACTGAGCCAAAGCGATGCTACAAATGCATGGGCTTCGGACACACCTCCGCACGATGCCGAGCCTCCGACGCAACAGCTAAAGCCACACAGGAGTCATGCTTCAAATGTGGTGGCATGGGCCACAAGCACAATACGTGCCAAAACAAGCCCAAGTGCATCCTATGCACCCGAGGAGGCAAGCACGCGAAGGAGGCAGAGCACGCTACAATAAGCAGGACCTGCCCAGAATACCAGAGAGCCGTCAAGTATATGCAGAATGGTTAAGTTTCTCCAGCTTAACCTAAACCACTGCAGAGCAGCCCAAGACTTACTGTCGCAGACGGCGATTGAGCAGAGAATCGACATCGCTATACTGAGTGAACCCTACAAGGCAAAACCAGAAGGAGTATGGCAGCAAAGCGCGGATGGCGGGGCTGCCATCTGGAGCTGTGGACAGCCTCCGGAACACCTATCGCAGAGAGCTTCGAGACCTGGCTACGCCAGGGCCAAGTGCCAGGCGACTACAATATACAGCTGCTACCTTCCGCCAAGTATGCACATAGATGCATTCAAGGATGTAATCCAGGAGATTGCCCAAGACGCTCGGGGACGATCCCCGGTAATAATTGCCGGGGACTTCAACGCATGGTCCACCACGTGGGGGAGCACGGCAACAACTCAGAGGGGAACCGCCTTACTAGATGCCCTGGCGACCCTGGATGTCTGCCTTCTCAACGACGGAGGCAAATGCACATACAGCAAGGCAGGCCGAGAATCAATTATCGACCTAACCTTCGCCAGCCCGGAGCTCACTAGGAGCGTCTACTGGGAAGTCACTGACCTCCTCACCTACAGCGACCACGCAGCGATAGTGATAAAGACGAGTCACTCCCTGCCGAGCCTTCCGAATCGGCAACCTGCCCACAAAGTAGGCACTCTAAATGTCGAGGAACTCCTAGAAAACATGGATGGCAATACCATTTCTGGCGACGCAAACACTTGCGCAGACGAGGTATCTGCGAGGATCAAGACAGCTTGCGATGCGGCAATGGAGAGCTCGACTAGAGGACAAGGAAGGCgaccagtcccctggtggaaccAAGAGATAGCCACAGCCAGGAAAGAGTGCATCTCTGCGAGGCGCAGGTGCCAACGAAGCCGTGGACGGCCCATGCAGGAGCTATTTGAGGCTCGCTAcagggaaagaaaaaaagcCTTAAAGGTGGCCATTAGAGCAAGCAAGCGGGAGTGCTTCCAgcagctgtgcgacgaggcgGACCAGGAACCTTTTGGATCTGCCTACAAGCTCGTCATGGGTAAGCTCAACAGACAGCCGACCCCAACAGCTCAGGAGCAGCTTGGAGCGATAATCTCCACCCTCTTCCCTGCACAGCCGCCCCTAATGCCACCCAGCATAACGGCGAGCGAAGCTATCACCATCAGCGAAGAGGAAGTCATGAGCGCGGTGGCCAGTAGCAAAATATCCAAGGCCCCGGGACCAGATGGCATCCCAAACGCGGCACTGCACGCCGTAATCAGAGCAAATACGAGCCTATTCACAGAGCTGTACAACAAGTGCATCGGCGAGCGTACCTTCCCGAGAATTTGGAAGCAGCAAAGACTTGTGCTTATCCCGAAGCCTGGTAAACTGAACGACGATCCTTCCTCATACCGACCCCTCTGTATGCTAAACACATTGGGGAAGATATTTGAGCGCATCATCTGCAGCAGACTGGAGAGAGAAATCGAGGAACGCGGAGCACTCTCGGGCCACCAGCATGGGTTCCGAAAGAAGAGAAGCACAATCGACGCGATCCGAGAAGTGACCCAGCTTGCAGCAAATGCGATcgaaggcgaaagatggcaggGTGGCACTAAGCAATACTGCCTTGTATGTACCCTCGAcgtcaaaaatgcatttaattcgGCAAACTGGAGCCTAGTCCTGCAGGCATTGCAGCGCGCTGGCATATCTGGATACCTGATTAAGTTAATAGCCGACTATTTCAAAGACCGAGTGCTCCTATATGAATCTGATGCCGGCCACCAACAGCACCAAGTCACAGGAGGCGTACCGCAAGGCTCAGTTCTTGGGCCTATCctgtggaacgtcatgtatgacgGGGTTCTCAGGCTCCCATTACCACCTGGCTGCGCGGTAGTGGGGTTCGCTGACGACATCGCActggtcacggtggagaagcacctAACCGAAGTCTCTACAAAATGCAGCCGCGCCATCGACATACTGATGTCCTGGCTCGCAGACAACGGGCTCTTGCTGGCCGAGCAcaaaacggaagcagtgctcataaGCAGCAGAAAAATTGTAGAGAAGGTGAGCTTCAGGGTCGGCTCGACTACCATTGAGTCCACCCCGGTGATCAAGTACCTGGGAGTCATGATCGACCACAGGCTGAACTTCAAGACCCATCTGGAATATGCTGCGGCCAAGGCATCCAAAGCTACCGCTGCCATttcgaggatgatggccaacaacCGTGGCCCCAAGCAGCACAGCAGGCGACTGATAGCGACAGTGGTGACCTCGACCATCCTGTATGCCGCGCCTATATGGGCTGATGCCATGAAGACCGTTAGCTACAGCCGGCAATGCAAGTCTGTTTACAGACGTTGTGCACTGCGAATTTCCAGTTGCTTTTGCACGGTCTCGGAAGAGGCGGCGCTAGTGGTATCGGGAACCGTACCGATCGAACTTCTGGCAGAAGAGCGAAGGACCGGAAACTCAGGCAGCAGAACCCAACGGAGTGACACTATCGCACGGTGGCAAGCGAGATGGAACAACGCGAGCACAGGCCGATGGACCCATAGGCTCATCCCTGACCTGGTACCCTGGATCCAGCGTCGCACTGGGCAGTTGGATTTTCACACCACGCAGATCATAACTGGCCATGGATGCTTTAAGGCTTACCTGCACAGGTTCAAGC
This window encodes:
- the LOC138929517 gene encoding uncharacterized protein, encoding MSEEKLRSGRDDETQALAVMRAEQELMRDFQRLKQKVQHSPPASAPDIHPVSAPPKVHLPVLCFGDIIEDQATPKRSWDAVGPDGKQAEAHKRQKVEANAPALVEKLGAMLDEMIAKFTDTKSNNKKVVRHVTQGTIDSMQAMKKLQLEIVAALADGHIKGSTTSASQQTTPTLATMNPSAVPENRPRNAAWQQVKAKPRPKKAEVKDTSGDNNGSRATHPAMPRKQRADAIIIKCSAGTYADMLKIVKTEPSLQGLKDNVQGLRRTANGGLLLRMQKNLDPSTQQLQAALKTAISGKAEVAVMQETVQVEIRDLDDMTSADEVTMALFAGEECDVPRDASPRMRKGFGGTQIATVNLRPEHARRLLEKGRIRIGWVVCRIREKTEPKRCYKCMGFGHTSARCRASDATAKATQESCFKCGGMGHKHNTCQNKPKCILCTRGGKHAKEAEHATISRTCPEYQRAVKAAQDLLSQTAIEQRIDIAILSEPYKAKPEGVWQQSADGGAAIWSCGQPPEHLSQRASRPGYARAKCQATTIYSCYLPPSMHIDAFKDVIQEIAQDARGRSPVIIAGDFNAWSTTWGSTATTQRGTALLDALATLDVCLLNDGGKCTYSKAGRESIIDLTFASPELTRSVYWEVTDLLTYSDHAAIVIKTSHSLPSLPNRQPAHKVGTLNVEELLENMDGNTISGDANTCADEVSARIKTACDAAMESSTRGQGRRPVPWWNQEIATARKECISARRRCQRSRGRPMQELFEARYRERKKALKVAIRASKRECFQQLCDEADQEPFGSAYKLVMGKLNRQPTPTAQEQLGAIISTLFPAQPPLMPPSITASEAITISEEEVMSAVASSKISKAPGPDGIPNAALHAVIRANTSLFTELYNKCIGERTFPRIWKQQRLVLIPKPGKLNDDPSSYRPLCMLNTLGKIFERIICSRLEREIEERGALSGHQHGFRKKRSTIDAIREVTQLAANAIEGERWQGGTKQYCLTECSYMNLMPATNSTKSQEAYRKAQFLGLSCGTSCMTGFSGSHYHLAARRAIDILMSWLADNGLLLAEHKTEAVLISSRKIVEKVSFRVGSTTIESTPVIKYLGVMIDHRLNFKTHLEYAAAKASKATAAISRMMANNRGPKQHSRRLIATVVTSTILYAAPIWADAMKTKSEGPETQAAEPNGVTLSHGGKRDGTTRAQADGPIGSSLTWFKHEANPYCDYCGSAVIEDAEHVFFACPLFSAERAALEAATNRRLTPGNLIRCMLEMPSNWDAVAEMAATVMPEMRRREQIRRTEDT